Proteins encoded in a region of the Zea mays cultivar B73 chromosome 2, Zm-B73-REFERENCE-NAM-5.0, whole genome shotgun sequence genome:
- the LOC100193953 gene encoding protein TONNEAU 1a isoform X1: MDDYAREMMELKTLVTRTLEKKGVLAKIRAELRASVFEAIEEEDRVMENDDGGNPALLGSCNDRAKQLHASPSGRLLTALVCEYLEWAQLSHTMKVYLPECNLPKDFWKNELKDFSNKSGAEGSRSAESGPLLLDVLEGYLKYEACTQGLLLMNLSQARMGGRRMMSSESDPSLNAEHRSMRRAPSASVGNLPPMGRPISSSQQASDRRGGSSVSNTRKDEYNWRYDTTDDISEEVLRASTALESVQLDRKSRNLPTSWRHSGDGAE, from the exons ATGGACGACTACGCCCGGGAGATGATGGAGCTGAAGACGCTCGTCACCCGCACCCTCGAGAAGAAGGGCGTTCTCGCCAAGATTAGG GCTGAGCTAAGAGCAAGCGTGTTTGAAGCCATTGAAGAGGAGGATCGGGTGATGGAGAATGATGATGGCGGTAATCCTGCTTTGCTTGGTAGCTGTAATGACCGGGCTAAGCAACTGCATGCTTCACCTTCAG GTAGGTTACTAACTGCACTTGTTTGCGAATACTTGGAGTGGGCGCAATTAAGTCACACAATGAAAGTTTACTTGCCAGAGTGTAACCTG CCCAAGGACTTCTGGAAGAATGAACTGAAAGACTTCTCTAACAAAAGTGGAGCTGAAGGGAGCAGGAGTGCTGAAAGTGGTCCACTGCTTTTAGATGTTCTCGAAGGTTATCTGAAATATGAG GCCTGTACTCAAGGTCTCCTTTTGATG AATTTGTCTCAAGCAAGGATGGGCGGCAGGAGGATGATGAGTTCAGAATCTGATCCATCACTAAATGCTGAACATCGGAGCATGAGGAGGGCACCATCAGCATCAGTTGGGAATCTGCCTCCTATGGGGAG ACCTATCTCTTCTTCGCAGCAGGCATCAG ATCGCAGAGGGGGGTCTTCAGTTTCCAACACAAGGAAAGATGAGTACAACTGGAGATACGATACCACCGATGATATATCTGAAGAGGTGCTGCGGGCATCGACTGCCCTAGAAAGTGTTCAGCTAGACCGCAAATCTCGGAATCTGCCGACATCTTGGAG GCATTCAGGGGATGGCGCCGAGTAA
- the LOC100193953 gene encoding Protein TONNEAU 1a, which produces MDDYAREMMELKTLVTRTLEKKGVLAKIRAELRASVFEAIEEEDRVMENDDGGNPALLGSCNDRAKQLHASPSGRLLTALVCEYLEWAQLSHTMKVYLPECNLPKDFWKNELKDFSNKSGAEGSRSAESGPLLLDVLEGYLKYENLSQARMGGRRMMSSESDPSLNAEHRSMRRAPSASVGNLPPMGRPISSSQQASDRRGGSSVSNTRKDEYNWRYDTTDDISEEVLRASTALESVQLDRKSRNLPTSWRHSGDGAE; this is translated from the exons ATGGACGACTACGCCCGGGAGATGATGGAGCTGAAGACGCTCGTCACCCGCACCCTCGAGAAGAAGGGCGTTCTCGCCAAGATTAGG GCTGAGCTAAGAGCAAGCGTGTTTGAAGCCATTGAAGAGGAGGATCGGGTGATGGAGAATGATGATGGCGGTAATCCTGCTTTGCTTGGTAGCTGTAATGACCGGGCTAAGCAACTGCATGCTTCACCTTCAG GTAGGTTACTAACTGCACTTGTTTGCGAATACTTGGAGTGGGCGCAATTAAGTCACACAATGAAAGTTTACTTGCCAGAGTGTAACCTG CCCAAGGACTTCTGGAAGAATGAACTGAAAGACTTCTCTAACAAAAGTGGAGCTGAAGGGAGCAGGAGTGCTGAAAGTGGTCCACTGCTTTTAGATGTTCTCGAAGGTTATCTGAAATATGAG AATTTGTCTCAAGCAAGGATGGGCGGCAGGAGGATGATGAGTTCAGAATCTGATCCATCACTAAATGCTGAACATCGGAGCATGAGGAGGGCACCATCAGCATCAGTTGGGAATCTGCCTCCTATGGGGAG ACCTATCTCTTCTTCGCAGCAGGCATCAG ATCGCAGAGGGGGGTCTTCAGTTTCCAACACAAGGAAAGATGAGTACAACTGGAGATACGATACCACCGATGATATATCTGAAGAGGTGCTGCGGGCATCGACTGCCCTAGAAAGTGTTCAGCTAGACCGCAAATCTCGGAATCTGCCGACATCTTGGAG GCATTCAGGGGATGGCGCCGAGTAA